The Phoenix dactylifera cultivar Barhee BC4 chromosome 9, palm_55x_up_171113_PBpolish2nd_filt_p, whole genome shotgun sequence genome window below encodes:
- the LOC103715644 gene encoding myosin-9-like isoform X3 — MEAKMEEGTHASSTEVEVKLLSKVDEGERELLINGNPHLQRRQANKEEEEESASDGEFIKIEKEQIEVKESSHPLKPIAEVEETPCLDLLAMEEKIRALELQLESAAKELQCSESEKSLLKSEFDLANGKLEKMDKHCKELELDQKRMKEQILEAEQKYTLQLESLQEALRSSYMKHKELVDVKKAFDALSAEVESSRKKIEELEAELVLSAGEMHKFEKLSDERSSHAELESKRALEFEKMLELAKVNTKEMEDQMGNLQEELKGLYNKIAESQQVEEALRSTALDLSVVQENLELSKSQATDLEQKLVSRDAIIHELKEELELRKASEQQMRENVLELESLLSAAKKDLQAKLVDLEKEEFNLQEQMKERQMIESLFENQKMQILALQEELANLTGERETLQSAVAELNSKLSMEEETGRSLEAKLNLAEQNFARTDLLLSQALSYKEELEQKLKSLEGFHQESRIAAETATKRSLELEDLIQASNAAEEGLKALLRETEMRLSSTEEQNMELEQQLNLAEVKHIDAEREIKELSEKMTELTTLLKKAEEESALSKCHFQTYEDRIIQLESSLSNSSSRNSQLEQELKDLAEKCAEHEGRATATHQRSLELEALVDVSHSKAEDAGKKAGELELLLEAANYRTQELEQLLSGTEAKFRDVEAESKQYGGKISEISAELEAFQTKSASLETVLQAANEKERELTDMLNIVTAERKNLEDSANVSGQKLLEAENLIVVLQSELKSVEEKLKSVEKELEASGVRENEILEKFRSAEEKLEQQNKAVEQAIARNLELESLNESLVKDSELKLQEAAISFAQKETEAQQLNEKLKSLEEQSAFYQDKAAEATEKVTSLKAELETNATKFVSLQSTVEELRQKVSEADLKLEQSISENALLAGTNSNLREELEAHQCKVNELHELLNSIHVEKEATAEQLASHVKTITQLTDEHSRGLELQSATESRVKETEVQLHEAIEKFTQRDSEARKLNEKLLALEVQLQTFEEQAKDMAIVAENRKVELEETLLKLRNVEGLVEEVQRKADHFRSEKEGLESTNLSLSEKLTAYETKINELQTASKVTIGEKEEMSLQLHSSRKTIEDLMQQFDSEKEKLQSQMTSVMEENNMLNEMYQNAKKELEAIIVQLEEQVNAQKARELSLNADVENLKAELAEKSVIQSKISQLEQQLLLAETKYMEKIEGAQLAAAEKEAVLTSKSKEHESTLLERDALYEQLNEIQKELDLARKTITEQQKELDSMKELEREALMKKMLDEMEAKHQHATSLEKQVEELKQNLQIAETQYKEKVIEEGKKLAIVCAELDDLKHKLSQTVDMEKKIAELENELANAKSREEVKDGILEAKSEDKVEVRSRDLGLNTSTPSKRKSKKRSEELYQTAQTTSAVSTMNASTEPSGLMAFKFILGVALVSIITGIILGKRF, encoded by the exons ATGG AAGCTAAGATGGAAGAAGGGACACATGCAAGCTCTACAGAAGTCGAGGTGAAGCTGCTTAGCAAG GTAGATGAAGGTGAAAGAGAACTTCTAATCAATGGTAATCCACACCTACAAAGGAGACAAgcaaacaaagaagaagaagaagagtctGCATCTGATGGGGAATTCATAAAAATAGAGAAGGAACAAATAGAAGTAAAAGAAAGTTCCCACCCGCTCAAACCAATagcagaagtagaagaaaccccGTGTCTGGATTTGCTAGCGATGGAGGAGAAAATAAGAGCACTTGAGCTCCAGCTTGAAAGTGCAGCTAAAGAACTACAATGTTCGGAATCTGAAAAATCCTTGTTAAAATCTGAGTTTGACCTAGCTAATGGGAAATTAGAGAAAATGGACAAGCATTGCAAGGAACTTGAACTTGACCAGAAGAGAATGAaagaacagattttggaagctgAACAGAAGTATACTTTGCAGCTTGAATCACTCCAAGAAGCATTGAGATCATCATATATGAAGCACAAGGAGCTAGTTGATGTAAAGAAAGCATTTGATGCATTGTCTGCTGAGGTGGAGAGCTCGAGAAAGAAGATAGAGGAGCTTGAAGCAGAGTTGGTGTTGTCAGCAGGTGAGATGCATAAATTTGAAAAACTTAGCGACGAGAGAAGTTCACATGCAGAATTAGAATCGAAGAGAGCCTTAGAGTTTGAGAAGATGCTGGAATTGGCAAAAGTGAACACaaaggagatggaagaccagatGGGTAATTTGCAAGAGGAGCTGAAGGGACTGTACAATAAGATTGCAGAGAGTCAGCAAGTTGAAGAAGCGCTAAGAAGTACTGCACTGGATCTTTCAGTGGTTCAGGAAAATCTGGAGCTTTCAAAATCACAAGCAACAGATTTGGAGCAGAAGCTTGTTTCTAGGGATGCTATTATTCATGAACTGAAAGAAGAACTAGAACTCCGTAAGGCTTCTGAACAACAGATGAGAGAAAATGTGCTTGAATTAGAAAGTCTGCTTTCTGCTGCCAAAAAAGATCTCCAAGCAAAGCTTGTGGACTTGGAGAAAGAAGAGTTTAATCTTCAAGAGCAGATGAAGGAAAGGCAAATGATCGAATCTCTCTTTGAAAACCAAAAGATGCAGATATTAGCTTTGCAGGAGGAATTGGCTAACTTGACAGGAGAAAGGGAAACTCTTCAAAGTGCTGTGGCTGAACTTAACTCAAAATTGTCAATGGAGGAGGAAACTGGCAGATCTTTAGAGGCCAAGCTGAATCTCGCTGAACAGAATTTTGCTAGAACGGACTTGCTTCTCTCACAAGCATTGTCATATAAAGAGGAGCTTGAACAAAAGCTGAAATCTCTCGAAGGGTTCCACCAAGAGTCTAGAATAGCTGCTGAGACTGCAACCAAGAGAAGCCTTGAGCTTGAAGATTTAATACAGGCATCAAATGCAGCAGAAGAGGGCCTGAAAGCACTACTGAGGGAGACTGAAATGAGATTATCATCTACCGAGGAACAGAACATGGAGCTTGAGCAACAACTAAACCTTGCAGAAGTGAAGCACATTGATGCAGAAAGAGAAATTAAAGAACTCAGTGAGAAAATGACAGAGCTCACCACCTTGCTAAAAAAAGCTGAAGAGGAAAGTGCACTATCAAAATGCCATTTCCAGACATATGAAGATAGGATCATCCAGTTGGAATCATCTTTGAGCAATTCTTCTTCTAGAAACTCACAGCTTGAACAGGAGCTAAAGGATCTTGCTGAAAAATGTGCAGAACATGAGGGTAGGGCTACTGCTACACATCAACGCAGTCTTGAACTGGAAGCGTTGGTTGATGTATCCCATTCCAAAGCAGAGGATGCTGGAAAGAAAGCGGGTGAATTGGAGCTATTGTTGGAAGCTGCTAACTACCGAACACAGGAACTAGAACAACTGCTGAGTGGCACAGAGGCAAAATTTAGGGATGTTGAAGCAGAATCAAAGCAGTACGGAGGCAAGATTTCTGAGATTTCTGCAGAACTAGAAGCATTCCAGACCAAATCGGCAAGTCTTGAAACTGTGCTGCAAGCTGCAAATGAAAAGGAGAGGGAGCTGACAGATATGTTGAACATAGTTActgcagaaaggaagaatcttGAAGACTCAGCAAATGTTTCTGGTCAAAAGCTCTTGGAAGCTGAAAATTTGATTGTGGTCTTGCAAAGCGAGTTAAAATCTGTAGAAGAGAAACTTAAAAGTGTTGAGAAAGAACTTGAGGCTTCAGGAGTTAGAGAGAACGAGATACTGGAGAAGTTTAGATCTGCTGAAGAAAAGTTAGAGCAACAAAATAAAGCAGTAGAGCAAGCTATTGCAAGAAACTTGGAGTTAGAATCATTAAATGAGTCTTTGGTCAAAGATTCAGAATTAAAACTCCAAGAAGCAGCCATTAGCTTTGCTCAAAAGGAAACAGAAGCTCAGCAGTTGAATGAAAAGTTAAAGTCTCTTGAAGAGCAGTCGGCATTTTATCAAGATAAGGCAGCTGAGGCGACTGAAAAGGTGACATCACTGAAAGCAGAGTTGGAGACAAATGCCACAAAATTTGTTTCCCTTCAGAGTACTGTTGAGGAACTCAGGCAGAAGGTCTCAGAAGCAGATCTGAAACTTGAACAGTCAATTTCTGAGAATGCATTGTTAGCTGGGACAAACTCTAATCTCAGGGAGGAGCTGGAAGCTCATCAGTGCAAGGTTAATGAACTTCATGAGTTGTTGAATTCGATACATGTGGAGAAGGAGGCAACTGCTGAACAACTGGCTTCTCATGTGAAGACCATAACACAATTAACTGATGAACATTCAAGAGGCTTGGAACTCCAGTCTGCAACTGAATCTCGTGTTAAAGAAACCGAAGTCCAACTGCATGAAGCTATTGAGAAGTTTACACAGAGAGATTCTGAAGCCAGAAAGTTGAATGAAAAACTGCTTGCACTTGAAGTTCAGCTTCAAACTTTTGAAGAGCAGGCCAAAGATATGGCTATTGTTGCAGAAAATCGGAAGGTTGAGCTGGAGGAGACTCTGCTGAAATTACGGAATGTGGAAGGACTTGTTGAGGAAGTGCAAAGAAAGGCTGATCATTTCAGATCTGAGAAAGAAGGTTTAGAAAGTACAAATCTGAGTCTGTCTGAGAAGCTGACAGCATATGAGACAAAAATAAACGAGTTACAAACAGCATCAAAAGTAACCAttggagagaaagaagagatgtCTTTACAGCTTCATTCTTCAAGGAAaacaatagaggatctgatgcaACAATTTGATTCTGAGAAAGAGAAGCTCCAATCCCAG ATGACCTCTGTTATGGAAGAAAATAACATGCTCAATGAAATGTATCAAAATGCTAAGAAAGAACTTGAAGCAATTATAGTCCAACTGGAAGAACAAGTGAATGCACAGAAAGCAAGGGAACTCTCTCTCAATGCTGATGTTGAAAATCTCAAGGCAGAATTAGCTGAGAAATCTGTGATTCAATCAAAGATTTCACAACTTGAGCAACAGCTGTTGCTGGCTGAGACCAAATACATGGAAAAG ATTGAAGGCGCGCAGTTGGCAGCTGCTGAGAAGGAAGCAGTGCTAACTTCTAAATCGAAGGAGCATGAAAGCACACTCCTTGAGAGAGATGCCTTATATGAGCAGCTGAATGAAATCCAGAAGGAGCTAGATCTTGCTCGCAAAACCATAACGGAGCAG CAGAAAGAACTGGATTCAATGAAGGAGCTGGAAAGAGAAGCTTTGATGAAGAAAATGCTTGATGAGATGGAGGCTAAGCATCAGCATGCCACATCACTAGAGAAACAAGTTGAAGAGCTTAAGCAAAACCTGCAAATAGCTGAAACACAGTACAAGGAAAAG GTTATAGAAGAAGGCAAGAAACTTGCCATAGTCTGTGCAGAGCTTGATGATTTGAAGCATAAACTGAGTCAGACAGTTGATATGGAAAAGAAGATTGCTGAACTTGAGAACGAGTTGGCAAATGCTAAATCTAGGGAAGAG GTTAAGGATGGAATCCTAGAAGCTAAATCGGAGGATAAAGTAGAGGTGAGATCCAGAGATCTTGGATTGAATACTTCAACACCATCAAAAAGGAAGAGCAAGAAAAGAAGCGAAGAGTTGTATCAGACCGCACAGACAACTTCTGCGGTGTCAACCATGAATGCTTCTACGGAGCCTTCAGGGTTAATGGCTTTTAAATTCATCTTAGGAGTAGCTCTGGTGTCCATAATCACAGGCATTATTCTCGGGAAGAGGTTTTAG
- the LOC103715644 gene encoding myosin-9-like isoform X5 has translation MEEGTHASSTEVEVKLLSKVDEGERELLINGNPHLQRRQANKEEEEESASDGEFIKIEKEQIEVKESSHPLKPIAEVEETPCLDLLAMEEKIRALELQLESAAKELQCSESEKSLLKSEFDLANGKLEKMDKHCKELELDQKRMKEQILEAEQKYTLQLESLQEALRSSYMKHKELVDVKKAFDALSAEVESSRKKIEELEAELVLSAGEMHKFEKLSDERSSHAELESKRALEFEKMLELAKVNTKEMEDQMGNLQEELKGLYNKIAESQQVEEALRSTALDLSVVQENLELSKSQATDLEQKLVSRDAIIHELKEELELRKASEQQMRENVLELESLLSAAKKDLQAKLVDLEKEEFNLQEQMKERQMIESLFENQKMQILALQEELANLTGERETLQSAVAELNSKLSMEEETGRSLEAKLNLAEQNFARTDLLLSQALSYKEELEQKLKSLEGFHQESRIAAETATKRSLELEDLIQASNAAEEGLKALLRETEMRLSSTEEQNMELEQQLNLAEVKHIDAEREIKELSEKMTELTTLLKKAEEESALSKCHFQTYEDRIIQLESSLSNSSSRNSQLEQELKDLAEKCAEHEGRATATHQRSLELEALVDVSHSKAEDAGKKAGELELLLEAANYRTQELEQLLSGTEAKFRDVEAESKQYGGKISEISAELEAFQTKSASLETVLQAANEKERELTDMLNIVTAERKNLEDSANVSGQKLLEAENLIVVLQSELKSVEEKLKSVEKELEASGVRENEILEKFRSAEEKLEQQNKAVEQAIARNLELESLNESLVKDSELKLQEAAISFAQKETEAQQLNEKLKSLEEQSAFYQDKAAEATEKVTSLKAELETNATKFVSLQSTVEELRQKVSEADLKLEQSISENALLAGTNSNLREELEAHQCKVNELHELLNSIHVEKEATAEQLASHVKTITQLTDEHSRGLELQSATESRVKETEVQLHEAIEKFTQRDSEARKLNEKLLALEVQLQTFEEQAKDMAIVAENRKVELEETLLKLRNVEGLVEEVQRKADHFRSEKEGLESTNLSLSEKLTAYETKINELQTASKVTIGEKEEMSLQLHSSRKTIEDLMQQFDSEKEKLQSQMTSVMEENNMLNEMYQNAKKELEAIIVQLEEQVNAQKARELSLNADVENLKAELAEKSVIQSKISQLEQQLLLAETKYMEKIEGAQLAAAEKEAVLTSKSKEHESTLLERDALYEQLNEIQKELDLARKTITEQQKELDSMKELEREALMKKMLDEMEAKHQHATSLEKQVEELKQNLQIAETQYKEKVIEEGKKLAIVCAELDDLKHKLSQTVDMEKKIAELENELANAKSREEVKDGILEAKSEDKVEVRSRDLGLNTSTPSKRKSKKRSEELYQTAQTTSAVSTMNASTEPSGLMAFKFILGVALVSIITGIILGKRF, from the exons ATGGAAGAAGGGACACATGCAAGCTCTACAGAAGTCGAGGTGAAGCTGCTTAGCAAG GTAGATGAAGGTGAAAGAGAACTTCTAATCAATGGTAATCCACACCTACAAAGGAGACAAgcaaacaaagaagaagaagaagagtctGCATCTGATGGGGAATTCATAAAAATAGAGAAGGAACAAATAGAAGTAAAAGAAAGTTCCCACCCGCTCAAACCAATagcagaagtagaagaaaccccGTGTCTGGATTTGCTAGCGATGGAGGAGAAAATAAGAGCACTTGAGCTCCAGCTTGAAAGTGCAGCTAAAGAACTACAATGTTCGGAATCTGAAAAATCCTTGTTAAAATCTGAGTTTGACCTAGCTAATGGGAAATTAGAGAAAATGGACAAGCATTGCAAGGAACTTGAACTTGACCAGAAGAGAATGAaagaacagattttggaagctgAACAGAAGTATACTTTGCAGCTTGAATCACTCCAAGAAGCATTGAGATCATCATATATGAAGCACAAGGAGCTAGTTGATGTAAAGAAAGCATTTGATGCATTGTCTGCTGAGGTGGAGAGCTCGAGAAAGAAGATAGAGGAGCTTGAAGCAGAGTTGGTGTTGTCAGCAGGTGAGATGCATAAATTTGAAAAACTTAGCGACGAGAGAAGTTCACATGCAGAATTAGAATCGAAGAGAGCCTTAGAGTTTGAGAAGATGCTGGAATTGGCAAAAGTGAACACaaaggagatggaagaccagatGGGTAATTTGCAAGAGGAGCTGAAGGGACTGTACAATAAGATTGCAGAGAGTCAGCAAGTTGAAGAAGCGCTAAGAAGTACTGCACTGGATCTTTCAGTGGTTCAGGAAAATCTGGAGCTTTCAAAATCACAAGCAACAGATTTGGAGCAGAAGCTTGTTTCTAGGGATGCTATTATTCATGAACTGAAAGAAGAACTAGAACTCCGTAAGGCTTCTGAACAACAGATGAGAGAAAATGTGCTTGAATTAGAAAGTCTGCTTTCTGCTGCCAAAAAAGATCTCCAAGCAAAGCTTGTGGACTTGGAGAAAGAAGAGTTTAATCTTCAAGAGCAGATGAAGGAAAGGCAAATGATCGAATCTCTCTTTGAAAACCAAAAGATGCAGATATTAGCTTTGCAGGAGGAATTGGCTAACTTGACAGGAGAAAGGGAAACTCTTCAAAGTGCTGTGGCTGAACTTAACTCAAAATTGTCAATGGAGGAGGAAACTGGCAGATCTTTAGAGGCCAAGCTGAATCTCGCTGAACAGAATTTTGCTAGAACGGACTTGCTTCTCTCACAAGCATTGTCATATAAAGAGGAGCTTGAACAAAAGCTGAAATCTCTCGAAGGGTTCCACCAAGAGTCTAGAATAGCTGCTGAGACTGCAACCAAGAGAAGCCTTGAGCTTGAAGATTTAATACAGGCATCAAATGCAGCAGAAGAGGGCCTGAAAGCACTACTGAGGGAGACTGAAATGAGATTATCATCTACCGAGGAACAGAACATGGAGCTTGAGCAACAACTAAACCTTGCAGAAGTGAAGCACATTGATGCAGAAAGAGAAATTAAAGAACTCAGTGAGAAAATGACAGAGCTCACCACCTTGCTAAAAAAAGCTGAAGAGGAAAGTGCACTATCAAAATGCCATTTCCAGACATATGAAGATAGGATCATCCAGTTGGAATCATCTTTGAGCAATTCTTCTTCTAGAAACTCACAGCTTGAACAGGAGCTAAAGGATCTTGCTGAAAAATGTGCAGAACATGAGGGTAGGGCTACTGCTACACATCAACGCAGTCTTGAACTGGAAGCGTTGGTTGATGTATCCCATTCCAAAGCAGAGGATGCTGGAAAGAAAGCGGGTGAATTGGAGCTATTGTTGGAAGCTGCTAACTACCGAACACAGGAACTAGAACAACTGCTGAGTGGCACAGAGGCAAAATTTAGGGATGTTGAAGCAGAATCAAAGCAGTACGGAGGCAAGATTTCTGAGATTTCTGCAGAACTAGAAGCATTCCAGACCAAATCGGCAAGTCTTGAAACTGTGCTGCAAGCTGCAAATGAAAAGGAGAGGGAGCTGACAGATATGTTGAACATAGTTActgcagaaaggaagaatcttGAAGACTCAGCAAATGTTTCTGGTCAAAAGCTCTTGGAAGCTGAAAATTTGATTGTGGTCTTGCAAAGCGAGTTAAAATCTGTAGAAGAGAAACTTAAAAGTGTTGAGAAAGAACTTGAGGCTTCAGGAGTTAGAGAGAACGAGATACTGGAGAAGTTTAGATCTGCTGAAGAAAAGTTAGAGCAACAAAATAAAGCAGTAGAGCAAGCTATTGCAAGAAACTTGGAGTTAGAATCATTAAATGAGTCTTTGGTCAAAGATTCAGAATTAAAACTCCAAGAAGCAGCCATTAGCTTTGCTCAAAAGGAAACAGAAGCTCAGCAGTTGAATGAAAAGTTAAAGTCTCTTGAAGAGCAGTCGGCATTTTATCAAGATAAGGCAGCTGAGGCGACTGAAAAGGTGACATCACTGAAAGCAGAGTTGGAGACAAATGCCACAAAATTTGTTTCCCTTCAGAGTACTGTTGAGGAACTCAGGCAGAAGGTCTCAGAAGCAGATCTGAAACTTGAACAGTCAATTTCTGAGAATGCATTGTTAGCTGGGACAAACTCTAATCTCAGGGAGGAGCTGGAAGCTCATCAGTGCAAGGTTAATGAACTTCATGAGTTGTTGAATTCGATACATGTGGAGAAGGAGGCAACTGCTGAACAACTGGCTTCTCATGTGAAGACCATAACACAATTAACTGATGAACATTCAAGAGGCTTGGAACTCCAGTCTGCAACTGAATCTCGTGTTAAAGAAACCGAAGTCCAACTGCATGAAGCTATTGAGAAGTTTACACAGAGAGATTCTGAAGCCAGAAAGTTGAATGAAAAACTGCTTGCACTTGAAGTTCAGCTTCAAACTTTTGAAGAGCAGGCCAAAGATATGGCTATTGTTGCAGAAAATCGGAAGGTTGAGCTGGAGGAGACTCTGCTGAAATTACGGAATGTGGAAGGACTTGTTGAGGAAGTGCAAAGAAAGGCTGATCATTTCAGATCTGAGAAAGAAGGTTTAGAAAGTACAAATCTGAGTCTGTCTGAGAAGCTGACAGCATATGAGACAAAAATAAACGAGTTACAAACAGCATCAAAAGTAACCAttggagagaaagaagagatgtCTTTACAGCTTCATTCTTCAAGGAAaacaatagaggatctgatgcaACAATTTGATTCTGAGAAAGAGAAGCTCCAATCCCAG ATGACCTCTGTTATGGAAGAAAATAACATGCTCAATGAAATGTATCAAAATGCTAAGAAAGAACTTGAAGCAATTATAGTCCAACTGGAAGAACAAGTGAATGCACAGAAAGCAAGGGAACTCTCTCTCAATGCTGATGTTGAAAATCTCAAGGCAGAATTAGCTGAGAAATCTGTGATTCAATCAAAGATTTCACAACTTGAGCAACAGCTGTTGCTGGCTGAGACCAAATACATGGAAAAG ATTGAAGGCGCGCAGTTGGCAGCTGCTGAGAAGGAAGCAGTGCTAACTTCTAAATCGAAGGAGCATGAAAGCACACTCCTTGAGAGAGATGCCTTATATGAGCAGCTGAATGAAATCCAGAAGGAGCTAGATCTTGCTCGCAAAACCATAACGGAGCAG CAGAAAGAACTGGATTCAATGAAGGAGCTGGAAAGAGAAGCTTTGATGAAGAAAATGCTTGATGAGATGGAGGCTAAGCATCAGCATGCCACATCACTAGAGAAACAAGTTGAAGAGCTTAAGCAAAACCTGCAAATAGCTGAAACACAGTACAAGGAAAAG GTTATAGAAGAAGGCAAGAAACTTGCCATAGTCTGTGCAGAGCTTGATGATTTGAAGCATAAACTGAGTCAGACAGTTGATATGGAAAAGAAGATTGCTGAACTTGAGAACGAGTTGGCAAATGCTAAATCTAGGGAAGAG GTTAAGGATGGAATCCTAGAAGCTAAATCGGAGGATAAAGTAGAGGTGAGATCCAGAGATCTTGGATTGAATACTTCAACACCATCAAAAAGGAAGAGCAAGAAAAGAAGCGAAGAGTTGTATCAGACCGCACAGACAACTTCTGCGGTGTCAACCATGAATGCTTCTACGGAGCCTTCAGGGTTAATGGCTTTTAAATTCATCTTAGGAGTAGCTCTGGTGTCCATAATCACAGGCATTATTCTCGGGAAGAGGTTTTAG